One Polyangia bacterium genomic window carries:
- the glnE gene encoding bifunctional [glutamate--ammonia ligase]-adenylyl-L-tyrosine phosphorylase/[glutamate--ammonia-ligase] adenylyltransferase → MRPAVQARFDRFVERGGTVPGPGPEHDVARRLLQAIVESGDFLTELLLADVNALAALAADPWLWQPKPAELIRAAVVAEVSGASDFSDFKRRLRVARRREVLRLGAREFGWGTTLEVARELSDFAEACLDESWRFCDGELRREHGDPMTGDGPAAFVVLAMGKLGGEELNFSSDVDVCYFYSSDAGAAGRISLHQYFSELSRRITNAIEEKTADGTIFRVDLRLRPEGQNGPLCNSLPAAERYYETFGRTWERQALLRARPCAGDHAFGRELLDALEGFIYPRHIEAKTVDDIRALRAMFRAQGDAATLGDDGPAGFDVKLGSGGIRDVELVVQTLQLLHAGKRRDLRDRTTLSGLHKLLMAGLISDREAKTLAEAYRFWRRLEHRVQIEDGTQTHRLPADDETRAWFAERLGFSHLPTFDQAVATQRAAVQAIAATFNDPAPQPGDAVLRLLDPGLPREEMEQRLLALGFSDGEGAANSLELVRGRIPPAFLAQAAASPDPSRALTHFRDLTVRGSTGLMALLRDHPQLLRMLATLFGTSERLSSLLIQRPELWESLVDNLGARVRAPGELAAALRARLASTDSTDGDEEDRLRAVRRFQVEELLRIGLHDVSGNLDPAAISEQLTALAETCLDEVMGIVLPALHARYGQPCTALTVLGLGSLGAREMRYGSDLDLVFLYGAEGESSTGVDHREWYARASQRVINALQALMEDGRLYHVDTRLRPSGEQGLLVTSYAAFVRYHEREAAGWERAALLRARVVFSTETAAGVEALAATVAGIAFDRPFDEQKFRTDLRAVRERVEKERGRVPRGSRHLRFDPGGIMDVEFLVALGQLRGGATDPGLRTPTTTIALDRLVQLGWPTGLREDYAFLRRLALRLRLLRDRPEEVLSPADQLALARTLEREPAPLLEELDRRMARVRAIFRERL, encoded by the coding sequence ATGCGGCCGGCGGTGCAGGCGCGTTTCGACCGCTTCGTCGAACGCGGCGGCACTGTGCCTGGACCGGGGCCCGAGCACGACGTTGCCCGGCGGTTGCTGCAGGCGATCGTCGAGAGCGGCGATTTTCTCACCGAGCTTTTGCTGGCCGACGTGAACGCGCTGGCGGCGCTGGCGGCGGATCCCTGGTTGTGGCAGCCAAAGCCGGCCGAGCTGATCCGCGCCGCCGTGGTGGCGGAGGTCAGCGGTGCGAGCGACTTCAGCGATTTCAAGCGCCGCCTGCGGGTGGCGCGCCGCCGCGAGGTGCTGCGTCTGGGCGCGCGCGAGTTCGGCTGGGGCACGACGCTGGAGGTGGCGCGCGAGCTGTCGGATTTCGCCGAGGCGTGCCTGGACGAGTCGTGGCGCTTCTGCGACGGCGAGCTGCGCCGCGAGCACGGCGATCCGATGACCGGCGACGGCCCGGCGGCGTTCGTCGTGCTGGCGATGGGAAAGCTGGGCGGCGAGGAGCTGAACTTTTCGTCGGACGTCGACGTTTGTTATTTCTACTCGTCGGATGCTGGCGCGGCCGGCCGGATCAGCCTGCACCAGTATTTCTCCGAGCTTTCGCGGCGAATCACCAATGCCATCGAAGAGAAGACCGCCGACGGGACCATCTTTCGCGTCGATCTGCGCCTGCGGCCGGAAGGCCAGAACGGTCCGCTGTGCAATTCACTGCCGGCGGCCGAGCGGTACTACGAAACCTTCGGGCGCACCTGGGAGCGGCAAGCGTTGCTGCGCGCCCGACCGTGCGCCGGCGACCACGCCTTCGGGCGCGAGCTTTTGGACGCGCTGGAAGGGTTCATCTACCCGCGCCACATCGAGGCCAAGACCGTCGACGACATCCGCGCCTTGCGGGCCATGTTTCGCGCCCAGGGAGACGCCGCCACGCTGGGCGACGACGGGCCGGCCGGCTTTGACGTCAAGCTTGGTTCGGGCGGCATCCGCGACGTCGAGCTGGTGGTGCAGACGCTGCAGCTGCTGCACGCCGGAAAACGCCGCGACCTGCGCGATCGCACCACGCTGTCGGGCTTGCACAAGCTGCTGATGGCGGGCCTTATCTCCGATCGCGAGGCGAAGACCCTGGCCGAGGCCTATCGTTTTTGGCGGCGGCTTGAACACCGCGTGCAGATCGAGGACGGCACGCAGACCCACCGGCTGCCTGCCGACGACGAGACGCGCGCCTGGTTCGCCGAGCGTCTGGGATTTTCCCATCTGCCGACCTTCGATCAAGCGGTGGCCACCCAGCGGGCGGCGGTGCAGGCCATCGCGGCGACGTTCAACGATCCGGCGCCGCAGCCGGGCGACGCGGTCCTGCGCCTGCTGGATCCGGGGCTGCCGCGCGAGGAGATGGAGCAGCGGCTGCTGGCGCTGGGATTTTCCGACGGAGAGGGCGCGGCCAACAGCCTGGAGCTGGTGCGCGGCCGCATCCCGCCGGCGTTCCTGGCCCAGGCGGCGGCGTCGCCCGATCCGTCGCGGGCGCTGACCCACTTTCGCGATCTGACCGTGCGCGGGTCGACGGGCTTGATGGCCCTGCTGCGCGATCACCCGCAGCTTTTGCGCATGCTGGCCACGCTGTTCGGCACCAGCGAGCGGCTGTCATCGCTGCTGATTCAAAGACCCGAGCTGTGGGAGTCGCTGGTCGACAACCTGGGCGCCCGGGTTCGCGCGCCGGGCGAGCTGGCCGCGGCGTTGCGGGCGCGGCTGGCCAGCACCGACAGCACCGACGGCGACGAAGAGGATCGCCTGCGCGCCGTGCGCCGCTTTCAAGTGGAAGAGCTGCTGCGCATCGGGCTGCACGACGTCTCGGGCAATCTCGATCCCGCCGCGATCTCCGAACAGCTGACCGCCCTGGCCGAGACGTGTCTCGACGAGGTGATGGGCATCGTGCTGCCGGCACTGCACGCCCGTTACGGCCAGCCGTGCACCGCGCTGACCGTGCTGGGGCTGGGCAGCCTGGGCGCGCGCGAGATGCGCTATGGCTCGGATCTGGATCTGGTCTTCCTTTACGGCGCCGAGGGCGAGAGCAGCACCGGCGTCGACCACCGCGAGTGGTACGCGCGCGCCTCGCAGCGGGTGATCAATGCGCTGCAGGCCCTGATGGAGGACGGCCGCCTCTATCATGTCGACACGCGCCTGCGTCCGTCGGGCGAGCAAGGCCTGCTGGTGACGTCGTACGCAGCGTTCGTGCGCTATCACGAGCGCGAGGCGGCCGGCTGGGAACGGGCGGCGTTGCTGCGGGCACGGGTGGTCTTCAGCACCGAGACCGCGGCCGGCGTGGAGGCCCTGGCCGCCACCGTCGCGGGCATCGCCTTCGACCGTCCCTTCGACGAACAGAAATTTCGTACCGACCTGCGCGCCGTGCGCGAGCGGGTGGAAAAAGAACGGGGCCGGGTTCCGCGCGGCTCGCGCCATCTGCGCTTTGATCCGGGCGGCATCATGGACGTCGAGTTTCTGGTCGCGCTGGGACAGCTGCGCGGCGGTGCCACCGATCCCGGCCTGCGCACGCCCACCACCACGATCGCCCTTGATCGATTGGTGCAGCTAGGGTGGCCGACGGGGC
- the greB gene encoding transcription elongation factor GreB, producing MAEEKKPPRPVEKNYITPAGYKKLTEEFDFLRAKKRPEVVSALADAAAEGDRSENAEYIYRKRQLRQIDSRLRFLSKRLDFVAVVDPSEQKRRDRVFFGATVEVQDAEGASFVYRIVGVDETDGTAGDVSWKSPVGRALLGKALDDTVIVKWHAGLRELTIMTIDYR from the coding sequence ATGGCCGAAGAGAAGAAGCCGCCGCGCCCGGTCGAGAAGAATTACATCACCCCGGCTGGCTATAAGAAGCTGACCGAGGAGTTCGATTTCCTGCGCGCCAAAAAGCGCCCCGAGGTGGTCAGCGCCCTGGCCGACGCCGCCGCCGAGGGCGACCGCTCCGAGAACGCCGAGTACATCTACCGGAAGCGCCAGCTGCGCCAGATCGACAGCCGCCTGCGCTTTCTGTCCAAGCGCCTCGACTTCGTGGCCGTGGTCGACCCGAGCGAGCAAAAACGCCGTGACCGGGTCTTCTTCGGCGCCACGGTCGAGGTGCAGGATGCGGAGGGCGCGTCGTTCGTCTACCGCATCGTTGGCGTCGACGAAACCGACGGCACCGCGGGCGACGTCTCGTGGAAGTCACCGGTCGGCCGCGCGCTGCTGGGCAAGGCCCTGGACGACACGGTCATCGTCAAATGGCACGCCGGCCTGCGCGAGCTGACCATCATGACCATCGACTATCGCTGA
- a CDS encoding glycosyltransferase family 39 protein codes for MNTPASPSFFDRFTERQMALFVILFGLLLYLPLAGTYGLWDPWETHYSEVARQMTYRGDFISLWWPGSPRDLDVFWSKPVLSFWLMSIGMHIAGVGLRGGDPGEMALTYKAEWAVRTPFVLMGVLGIYAVYLITARFVSRRAGVLSAIIVATAPMYSLVARQAMTDMAFVGPMAMALALGGLALFDDEDQLLPRKGRGWRSWPHHGLFYGGLILFALVCIPQLIIDSYQLKVEIPWRDHTVKMYGAVAMIPYYLGFAAFVFLAARTRYKAPLYLYIAAILCGLAVLAKGLAGLGLPLIIFLAYLAFTWNWRRLRRAQLLYGVVVSLIGMAVVAVPWHHAMLIRHGLPFWNELFGDNHWRRMVLGRHGDRGSFEYFLRELGYSLLPWVALAPAALGWSVMRASHAGSGPETPAEVRKQGIIRLGAIWFVSAYTVVSMSMTKFHHYVLPAIPGLCIVIGCFIDDVISRGARRMAAAAALLGIPLLLLVTVDLVETKNASQHFLWLFSYDYIHNPRGRPWPEGLDFSTPLMVFCALFLVATVGLIFARTRRWAVVGLSGAAVVFTFFLLDVYMRDVAPYWSQKVPIAAYYRARRSPQERLVAYQMYWRGETFYTKNEIYEGPTEDRTVFDQEGADDRLKDWIGRHRGTRQFFIFERGQQGHLQGLLPAEARNSFKVIDSQNNKFSVAQADL; via the coding sequence GTGAACACCCCAGCGTCGCCGAGTTTCTTCGACCGCTTCACCGAACGGCAGATGGCCTTGTTCGTCATCCTGTTCGGGCTACTGCTGTATCTGCCGCTGGCCGGGACGTACGGCCTGTGGGATCCGTGGGAGACCCACTATTCGGAAGTGGCGCGGCAGATGACTTACCGAGGCGACTTCATCAGCCTGTGGTGGCCGGGCTCGCCGCGCGATCTGGACGTGTTCTGGTCCAAGCCGGTGCTGTCTTTCTGGCTGATGAGCATTGGCATGCACATCGCCGGCGTCGGCCTGCGCGGCGGCGATCCGGGCGAGATGGCCCTGACCTACAAAGCCGAATGGGCAGTACGGACGCCGTTCGTTCTGATGGGCGTTCTCGGCATCTACGCTGTTTACTTGATCACCGCGCGCTTCGTCAGCCGGCGCGCCGGCGTGCTGTCCGCCATCATCGTCGCCACCGCGCCGATGTACAGCCTGGTGGCGCGGCAAGCGATGACCGACATGGCGTTCGTCGGGCCGATGGCCATGGCGCTGGCGCTGGGCGGTCTGGCGTTGTTCGACGACGAAGATCAGCTGCTGCCGCGCAAGGGCCGCGGCTGGCGCAGCTGGCCGCACCACGGGCTGTTCTACGGCGGCCTGATCCTGTTCGCGCTGGTCTGCATCCCACAGCTCATCATCGATTCCTATCAGCTGAAGGTGGAGATCCCCTGGCGCGACCACACCGTGAAGATGTACGGCGCGGTGGCGATGATTCCATACTACCTGGGCTTCGCCGCCTTCGTGTTTCTGGCGGCGCGCACGCGGTACAAGGCGCCGCTTTATCTCTACATCGCCGCCATCCTGTGCGGCCTGGCGGTGCTGGCGAAGGGTCTGGCCGGCCTGGGGCTGCCGCTGATCATCTTTCTCGCCTATCTGGCGTTCACCTGGAACTGGCGGCGGCTGCGGCGGGCGCAGCTTCTCTACGGCGTGGTGGTGTCGCTGATCGGCATGGCGGTGGTGGCGGTGCCCTGGCACCACGCCATGCTGATTCGCCACGGCCTGCCGTTCTGGAACGAACTGTTCGGCGATAACCACTGGCGGCGCATGGTGCTTGGCCGTCACGGTGATCGCGGCTCGTTCGAGTACTTCCTGCGCGAGCTTGGCTATTCGTTGCTGCCGTGGGTGGCGCTGGCGCCGGCGGCCCTGGGCTGGTCGGTGATGCGGGCGTCGCACGCCGGCAGCGGTCCGGAGACGCCGGCCGAGGTGCGCAAGCAAGGGATCATCCGCCTGGGCGCGATCTGGTTCGTCTCGGCGTACACGGTGGTGTCGATGTCGATGACCAAGTTCCACCACTACGTGCTGCCGGCGATCCCGGGCCTGTGCATCGTCATCGGCTGCTTCATCGACGACGTGATATCCCGCGGGGCGCGGCGAATGGCGGCGGCGGCAGCGCTGCTGGGGATTCCGCTGCTCTTGCTGGTGACGGTGGATCTGGTCGAGACCAAGAACGCCTCCCAACATTTTCTGTGGTTGTTTTCGTACGACTACATTCACAACCCGCGCGGGCGGCCGTGGCCGGAGGGACTGGATTTCTCGACGCCGCTGATGGTGTTCTGTGCGCTGTTCCTGGTCGCCACGGTCGGGCTCATCTTCGCGCGGACTCGACGCTGGGCGGTGGTCGGGCTCAGCGGCGCGGCGGTGGTGTTCACCTTCTTCTTGCTGGACGTCTACATGCGCGATGTGGCGCCGTACTGGTCGCAGAAGGTGCCGATCGCCGCTTACTACCGCGCCCGCCGCTCACCGCAAGAGCGTCTGGTGGCCTATCAGATGTACTGGCGAGGCGAGACCTTCTACACGAAGAATGAAATCTACGAAGGGCCGACCGAGGATCGCACCGTGTTCGATCAGGAGGGCGCCGACGATCGGTTGAAGGATTGGATTGGCCGTCACCGCGGCACCCGCCAGTTCTTCATCTTTGAACGCGGCCAGCAGGGTCACCTGCAAGGTCTGTTGCCGGCGGAGGCCCGCAACAGCTTCAAGGTCATCGACAGCCAGAACAACAAGTTTTCGGTCGCCCAAGCCGATCTCTGA